In Poecilia reticulata strain Guanapo linkage group LG17, Guppy_female_1.0+MT, whole genome shotgun sequence, the following proteins share a genomic window:
- the LOC103479182 gene encoding solute carrier family 22 member 13-like, translating to HCNTDWILRAANLTTEEQLNLTVPREEDGSFSRCXMFVPVDWDIQDIREYGLNETTGCRDGWVYAGNMLYESTIVTDFDLVCGQSNMVGVIQTVFLAGILLGSLMFGPFAESFGRKRATQIPAVILFVFTLTTALSPSIYLYLASIFFMGVGAGGYRVNCIILSTEWIGVSKRSWGACVTQLFGSIGQCVLAGTIYGIRKWRVAQLIGAAPLAVVIVYIWFIPESARWLLNKGRTEEAKQLIAKAAAINKQLVPHSLLEKVTVNTTPNNGGMKIIFRSPLLTRYFLTVVLAWFSLNLCIYCLYLDMGSLGFSIFLTQFLFGAFEIPANLLSMWLLEIFGRKALFIFTLAIGGLSSLLIVAVPQEHALAVTSLAVAARFFLVWGGSVACVYIQELSPTSVRQTATALGSIAARAGVLLAPLLNMLTVYHWVIPIVISSSLTIIGGVLGFLLPETKKTELPETAEEAEKNKVTPSESHLPSESTKL from the exons CACTGCAACACGGACTGGATCCTCAGAGCTGCTAACCTGACCACAGAGGAGCAGCTGAACCTCACGGTGCCCAGGGAGGAGGATGGGAGCTTCAGCCGGTGTCRGATGTTCGTCCCTGTGGACTGGGACATCCAGGATATCAGGGAGTATGGACTCAATGAGACAACAGGCTGCAGGGACGGATGGGTTTATGCTGGTAACATGCTGTATGAATCCACCATAGTTACTGAT tttgatCTGGTGTGTGGCCAGTCGAACATGGTGGGAGTGATACAAACGGTGTTTCTGGCCGGAATCCTTCTGGGTTCTCTCATGTTTGGACCATTTGCTGAATC GTTTGGTCGTAAACGAGCAACTCAAATTCCAGCAGTGATATTGTTTGTGTTCACCTTGACAACAGCTCTGTCCCCCAGCATTTACTTATATTTAGCGTCCATTTTCTTCATGGGAGTTGGAGCTGGTGGATATCGAGTTAACTGTATTATACTGT CCACTGAATGGATCGGCGTATCCAAAAGGTCCTGGGGGGCATGTGTGACGCAGCTCTTCGGCTCGATCGGTCAGTGCGTCCTGGCTGGTACCATCTACGGCATCAGAAAGTGGAGAGTGGCTCAGCTGATTGGGGCAGCGCCTCTTGCAGTGGTTATTGTCTACATATG GTTCATCCCAGAGTCAGCCAGGTGGCTGTTAAACAAGGGACGGACAGAGGAGGCAAAGCAGCTCATTGCCAAAGCAGCAGCCATTAACAAACAGCTGGTCCCTCACTCTCTGCTGGAAAAG GTTACAGTGAACACAACCCCAAACAATGGTGGCATGAAGATCATTTTTAGGTCCCCACTACTCACCAGATATTTCCTTACTGTTGTACTGGCTTG gttttcactGAACCTTTGCATCTACTGCCTGTACTTAGACATGGGAAGCCTCGGCTTTAGCATCTTTTTGACCCAGTTCCTCTTTGGTGCTTTTGAAATACCTGCTAATCTACTCTCCATGTGGCTGTTGGAGATTTTTGGGAGAAAAGCGTTATTCATATTTACCCTGGCAATAGGAGGACTATCATCCTTGCTCATTGTGGCTGTTCCTCAAG AACATGCTCTCGCTGTTACGTCTTTGGCTGTGGCCGCTCGCTTCTTCCTGGTCTGGGGTGGTTCTGTAGCATGTGTCTACATCCAGGAGTTGAGTCCAACATCAGTTCG ACAAACTGCCACYGCTCTGGGCTCGATAGCGGCAAGAGCAGGAGTGTTACTGGCTCCGCTGCTGAACATGCTGACCGTGTACCACTGGGTCATCCCCATCGTCATCTCAAGCAGCCTGACAATCATCGGCGGAGTCCTCGGCTTCCTACTCCCAGAGACCAAGAAAACTGAGCTTCCTGAGACGGCTGAAGAGGCTGAGAAAAACAA AGTCACACCATCAGAATCCCATTTACCTTCTGAGTCGACCAAGTTATGA
- the LOC103478860 gene encoding solute carrier family 22 member 13-like, whose translation MPRVSCLXHYSSFQVFFSTINVFTCFVPSGTEWIGVSRRSWGACITQLCSAVGQAILGGLIYFIRDWRLTQMVMAAPFAVITCYIWLIPESARWLLDRGRTDEAKELIIKVAAINKRTISDSLLEKITIKENVQKGGIICLIKSPVLRKYFLTIILAWFSLNVTYFCLSLNVGNFGLDIFLTQALFGLSEVPAHIICIWLLEAVGRKVSLITTLVIGGFLCLLILAVPQSNAIAVTALAIGGRFLTNWAXSICNLYVQELFPTSFRQTASGLGSIASRVGGLLSPLLNMLAVYHWSIPIVVYSSLTILSGALCFLLPETRRTELPDSTRQAEGNWTKNKTNHQRDSNEDLQIKSTKL comes from the exons ATGCCAAGAGTATCTTGCCTGKGACATTATTCTTCCTTTCAGGTGTTCTTTTCCACAATCaatgtgtttacatgttttgtRCCTTCAGGCACTGAATGGATCGGCGTGTCCAGACGGTCCTGGGGCGCCTGCATCACTCAGCTATGTAGTGCCGTTGGACAGGCCATCCTCGGCGGCTTGATCTACTTCATCAGAGACTGGAGACTGACTCAAATGGTCATGGCTGCTCCGTTTGCCGTGATCACTTGTTACATATG GTTAATTCCAGAGTCAGCCAGATGGTTGTTGGACAGGGGACGGACAGATGAGGCTAAAGAGCTGATCATCAAAGTGGCGGCCATTAACAAACGCACGATTTCAGACTCTCTCCTGGAAAAG ATTACtatcaaagaaaatgtgcaaaagggAGGCATAATATGTCTTATTAAATCTCCTGTGCTGAGGAAGTATTTCCTTACCATCATCTTGGCATG GTTCTCCCTGAATGTTACCTACTTCTGCCTTTCACTGAATGTGGGAAACTTTGGCTTGGACATCTTCCTGACTCAGGCCTTGTTTGGGCTCTCTGAAGTACCGGCTCACATTATTTGCATTTGGCTGCTGGAGGCGGTGGGGAGAAAAGTGTCACTGATCACCACACTTGTGATCGGAGGATTTCTGTGTCTCTTGATCCTCGCCGTACCTCAAA gtAATGCCATTGCTGTCACTGCGTTAGCCATTGGCGGACGTTTTTTGACCAACTGGGCCGSATCTATATGCAACTTGTATGTTCAGGAGTTGTTCCCGACGTCTTTTCG GCAAACGGCCTCGGGTTTGGGCTCCATCGCGAGCCGAGTCGGAGGACTGCTTTCCCCGCTGCTCAACATGCTGGCCGTGTACCACTGGTCCATCCCTATCGTGGTCTACAGCAGCCTCACCATCCTCAGCGGAGccctctgcttcctgcttcccGAGACCAGAAGAACAGAACTYCCMGACTCGACCCGACAAGCTGAAGGCAACTG GACGAAGAACAAGACGAATCACCAACGAGACTCAAATGAAGATTTACAAATCAAATCAACCAAGTTGTAG